A region from the Leopardus geoffroyi isolate Oge1 chromosome E3, O.geoffroyi_Oge1_pat1.0, whole genome shotgun sequence genome encodes:
- the MOGAT3 gene encoding 2-acylglycerol O-acyltransferase 3, whose amino-acid sequence MKTVRKQWLEAISAYQFVLSFLFMGPFFSLLLLFLLFTPLWSFSVLYFVWFFLDWDTPNRGGRRFAFVKTWSMWKELRDYFPVKLVKTAELPPDRNYVIGGHPHGIMCVGAFANFNTEMNDFSKHFPGIRPTLAGLRFIFYFPIYRDYTASCGMCSVNRRSLDFILSQPQPGQAVVILIGGAQEALYAIPGTHHLVLRNRKGFVRLALRHGASLVPVYSFGENDIFHLKAFAPGSWQYLCQIAFKKLTGYSPCIFWGRGLFSANSWGLLPFARPITTVVGRPIPVPQILCPTEEEVSHYHTLYMRALETLFEEHKESCGVPASTHLTFI is encoded by the exons ATGAAAACCGTGCGGAAGCAGTGGCTGGAAGCAATAAGCGCCTACCAGTTCGTGCTGTCTTTCCTCTTCATGG gtcctttcttctcccttctcctcctcttcctcctcttcactcCACTCtggtctttctctgtcctctacTTCGTGTGGTTCTTCCTGGACTGGGACACTCCCAACCGAG GTGGAAGGCGCTTTGCGTTCGTGAAAACGTGGAGTATGTGGAAAGAGCTAAGGGATTATTTTCCGGTCAAG CTGGTGAAGACAGCAGAGCTGCCCCCGGACCGGAACTATGTGATCGGTGGTCACCCACACGGGATCATGTGCGTGGGAGCCTTCGCTAATTTCAACACGGAGATGAACGACTTCTCCAAGCACTTCCCCGGGATTCGGCCCACGTTGGCGGGACTGAGGTTCATCTTCTACTTCCCGATCTACCGAGACTATACCGCGTCCTGCG GAATGTGTTCTGTGAATCGGAGGAGCCTGGACTTTATTCTCTCTCAGCCCCAGCCAGGGCAGGCTGTGGTCATCTTAATTGGAGGCGCCCAGGAGGCCCTGTATGCAATCCCAGGGACGCACCACCTCGTTCTGCGGAATCGCAAAGGCTTCGTGCGCCTGGCACTGAGACACGG CGCCTCCCTGGTGCCCGTGTATTCCTTTGGAGAGAATGACATCTTCCATCTGAAGGCTTTTGCCCCCGGCTCCTGGCAATACCTGTGCCAGATTGCCTTCAAGAAGCTCACGGGCTACTCGCCTTGCATCTTCTGGGGTCGCGGACTCTTCTCGGCCAACTCCTGGGGCCTGCTGCCCTTTGCCAGGCCCATCACCACCGTGG TGGGCCGCCCCATTCCGGTGCCCCAGATCCTCTGCCCCACCGAGGAGGAGGTCAGCCACTACCACACGCTCTACATGCGGGCTCTGGAGACACTGTTTGAGGAGCACAAGGAAAGCTGTGGCGTCCCTGCCTCAACTCACCTCACCTTTATCTAG
- the PLOD3 gene encoding multifunctional procollagen lysine hydroxylase and glycosyltransferase LH3 isoform X2 yields the protein MASWGPGLRLLLGILLLLLPPPATPASDRPRGRDPVNPEKLLVITVATAKTEGYRRFLRSAEFFNYTVRTLGLGQEWRGGDVARTVGGGQKVRWLKKEMEKYADREDMVIMFVDSYDVILAGSPSELLKKFVQSGSRLLFSAEGFCWPEWGLAEQYPEVGTGKRFLNSGGFIGFAPTIHRVVRQWKYEDDDDDQLFYTRLYLDPGLRVGMAGRAAPRSSAGLQAPCGLWGFREEVERVGNDGPPAPRLTAPSHPMQEKLSLNLDHKSRIFQNLNGALDEIVLKFDRNRVRIRNVAYDTLPVVVHGNGPTKLQLNYLGNYVPNGWTPQGGCGFCGRDRRILPGGQPPPRVLLAVFVEQPTPFLPRFLQRLLLLDYPPDRVTLFLHNNEVYHEPHIADSWPQLQGHFSAVKLVGPEEALTPGEARDMAMDSCRQDPECEFYFSLDADAVITNQQTLRILIEENRKVIAPMLSRHGKLWSNFWGALSPDEYYARSEDYVELVQRKRVGVWNVPYISQAYVIRGETLRTELPQREVFSGSDTDPDMAFCKSLRDKGIFLHLSNQQEFGRLLATSRYDTDHLHPDLWQIFDNPLDWREQYIHENYSRALEGQGLVEQPCPDVYWFPLLSDQMCDELVEEMEHYGQWSGGRHEDSRLAGGYENVPTVDIHMKQVGYEDQWLQLLRTYVGPMTESLFPGYHTKTRAVMNFVVRYRPDEQPSLRPHHDSSTFTLNVALNHKGLDYEGGGCRFLRYDCIVSSPRKGWGLLHPGRLTHYHEGLPTTRGTRYIMVSFVDP from the exons ATGGCCTCCTGGGGCCCGGGACTCCGGCTCCTGCTGGGaatcctgctgctgctgctcccgcCTCCTGCGACCCCTGCTTCCGACCGTCCCCGGGGCAGAGACCCGGTCAACCCAG AGAAGCTGCTGGTGATCACGGTGGCCACAGCCAAGACGGAAGGATACCGGCGTTTCCTGCGGTCAGCGGAGTTCTTCAACTACACAGTGCGG accCTGGGCCTGGGACAGGAGTGGCGAGGGGGTGATGTGGCCCGAACGGTTGGTGGAGGACAGAAGGTCAGGTGGctaaagaaggaaatggagaaatatgcTGACCGGGAGGATATGGTCATCATGTTCGTGGACAG ctACGACGTGATTCTGGCCGGCAGCCCCTCCGAGCTGCTGAAGAAGTTCGTCCAGAGTGGGAGCCGCCTGCTCTTCTCTGCTGAGGGCTTCTGCTGGCCCGAGTGGGGGCTGGCGGAGCAGTACCCTGAGGTGGGCACGGGGAAGCGCTTCCTCAACTCTGGTG GGTTCATCGGCTTTGCCCCCACCATCCACCGAGTCGTCCGCCAGTGGAAGTACGAGGATGATGATGACGACCAGCTGTTCTACACACGGCTCTACCTGGACccagggctgagggtggggatGGCGGGGAGGGCGGCCCCTCGCAGCTCCGCAGGGCTGCAGGCGCCATGCGGGCTATGGGGCTTCAGGGAGGAAGTAGAAAGAGTGGGGAATGATGGCCCGCCCGCTCCTCGGTTAACTGCCCCATCTCATCCCATGCAGGAGAAACTCAGCCTCAATCTGGATCATAAATCCCGGATCTTTCAGAACCTCAATGGGGCTTTGG ATGAGATAGTTTTAAAGTTTGATCGGAATCGCGTGCGTATCCGGAATGTGGCCTATGACACGCTTCCCGTCGTGGTCCATGGGAACGGTCCGACTAAG CTCCAGCTGAATTACCTGGGAAACTACGTCCCTAATGGCTGGACTCCTCAGGGAGGCTGTGGGTTCTGCGGCCGGGACCGGAGGATACTCCCgggggggcag CCTCCCCCCCGGGTGCTTCTGGCCGTGTTCGTGGAACAGCCGACCCCGTTCCTGCCCCGCTTCCTGCAGCGGCTCCTGCTCCTGGACTACCCCCCTGACAGGGTCACCCTGTTCCTGCATAACAAC gAGGTGTACcatgagccccacattgcagACTCGTGGCCCCAGCTCCAGGGCCACTTCTCAGCTGTGAAGCTCGTGGGGCCGGAGGAGGCCCTGACCCCGGGCGAGGCCAGGGACATGGCCAT GGACAGCTGTCGGCAGGACCCCGAGTGCGAATTCTACTTCAGCCTGGATGCTGACGCCGTCATCACCAACCAGCAGACCCTGCGCATCCTCATTGAAGAGAACAG GAAGGTGATAGCGCCCATGCTGTCCCGCCACGGGAAGCTGTGGTCCAACTTCTGGGGAGCCCTGAGCCCCGACGAGTACTACGCTCGGTCCGAGGACTACGTGGAACTCGTGCAGCGGAAGCGAGT GGGCGTGTGGAATGTGCCCTATATATCCCAGGCGTACGTGATCCGCGGCGAGACCCTGAGGACAGAGCTGCCCCAGAGGGAGGTGTTCTCGGGCAGCGACACCGACCCAGACATGGCCTTCTGTAAGAGCCTGCGCGACAAG GGCATCTTCCTCCACCTCAGCAATCAGCAGGAATTTGGTCGCCTCCTGGCCACCTCTCGGTATGACACAGACCATCTGCACCCTGACCTCTGGCAAATCTTCGACAACCCCCTG GACTGGCGGGAGCAGTACATTCACGAGAACTACAGCCGGGCCCTGGAAGGGCAGGGACTCGTGGAGCAG CCGTGTCCAGACGTGTACTGGTTCCCGCTGCTGTCAGACCAGATGTGCGACGAGCTGGTGGAGGAAATGGAGCATTACGGCCAGTGGTCAGGAGGCCGGCATGAG GACTCAAGGCTGGCCGGAGGCTACGAGAACGTGCCCACCGTAGACATCCACATGAAGCAGGTGGGCTATGAGGACCAGTGGCTGCAGCTGCTGAGGACGTACGTGGGGCCCATGACAGAGAGCCTGTTCCCAGGCTACCACACCAAG ACCCGGGCGGTGATGAACTTTGTGGTCCGCTACCGGCCAGATGAGCAGCCGTCTCTGCGGCCCCATCACGACTCCTCCACCTTCACTCTCAACGTCGCCCTCAACCACAAGGGCCTGGATTATGAA GGAGGTGGCTGCCGCTTCTTGCGCTATGACTGCATAGTCTCGTCCCCACGGAAGGGCTGGGGGCTCCTGCATCCTGGCCGCCTCACCCACTACCACGAGGGGCTGCCCACCACTCGGGGCACTCGCTACATCATGGTGTCCTTTGTCGACCCCTGA
- the PLOD3 gene encoding multifunctional procollagen lysine hydroxylase and glycosyltransferase LH3 isoform X3, which translates to MASWGPGLRLLLGILLLLLPPPATPASDRPRGRDPVNPEKLLVITVATAKTEGYRRFLRSAEFFNYTVRTLGLGQEWRGGDVARTVGGGQKVRWLKKEMEKYADREDMVIMFVDSYDVILAGSPSELLKKFVQSGSRLLFSAEGFCWPEWGLAEQYPEVGTGKRFLNSGGFIGFAPTIHRVVRQWKYEDDDDDQLFYTRLYLDPGLREKLSLNLDHKSRIFQNLNGALDEIVLKFDRNRVRIRNVAYDTLPVVVHGNGPTKLQLNYLGNYVPNGWTPQGGCGFCGRDRRILPGGQPPPRVLLAVFVEQPTPFLPRFLQRLLLLDYPPDRVTLFLHNNEVYHEPHIADSWPQLQGHFSAVKLVGPEEALTPGEARDMAMDSCRQDPECEFYFSLDADAVITNQQTLRILIEENRKVIAPMLSRHGKLWSNFWGALSPDEYYARSEDYVELVQRKRVGVWNVPYISQAYVIRGETLRTELPQREVFSGSDTDPDMAFCKSLRDKGIFLHLSNQQEFGRLLATSRYDTDHLHPDLWQIFDNPLDWREQYIHENYSRALEGQGLVEQPCPDVYWFPLLSDQMCDELVEEMEHYGQWSGGRHEDSRLAGGYENVPTVDIHMKQVGYEDQWLQLLRTYVGPMTESLFPGYHTKTRAVMNFVVRYRPDEQPSLRPHHDSSTFTLNVALNHKGLDYEGGGCRFLRYDCIVSSPRKGWGLLHPGRLTHYHEGLPTTRGTRYIMVSFVDP; encoded by the exons ATGGCCTCCTGGGGCCCGGGACTCCGGCTCCTGCTGGGaatcctgctgctgctgctcccgcCTCCTGCGACCCCTGCTTCCGACCGTCCCCGGGGCAGAGACCCGGTCAACCCAG AGAAGCTGCTGGTGATCACGGTGGCCACAGCCAAGACGGAAGGATACCGGCGTTTCCTGCGGTCAGCGGAGTTCTTCAACTACACAGTGCGG accCTGGGCCTGGGACAGGAGTGGCGAGGGGGTGATGTGGCCCGAACGGTTGGTGGAGGACAGAAGGTCAGGTGGctaaagaaggaaatggagaaatatgcTGACCGGGAGGATATGGTCATCATGTTCGTGGACAG ctACGACGTGATTCTGGCCGGCAGCCCCTCCGAGCTGCTGAAGAAGTTCGTCCAGAGTGGGAGCCGCCTGCTCTTCTCTGCTGAGGGCTTCTGCTGGCCCGAGTGGGGGCTGGCGGAGCAGTACCCTGAGGTGGGCACGGGGAAGCGCTTCCTCAACTCTGGTG GGTTCATCGGCTTTGCCCCCACCATCCACCGAGTCGTCCGCCAGTGGAAGTACGAGGATGATGATGACGACCAGCTGTTCTACACACGGCTCTACCTGGACccagggctgagg GAGAAACTCAGCCTCAATCTGGATCATAAATCCCGGATCTTTCAGAACCTCAATGGGGCTTTGG ATGAGATAGTTTTAAAGTTTGATCGGAATCGCGTGCGTATCCGGAATGTGGCCTATGACACGCTTCCCGTCGTGGTCCATGGGAACGGTCCGACTAAG CTCCAGCTGAATTACCTGGGAAACTACGTCCCTAATGGCTGGACTCCTCAGGGAGGCTGTGGGTTCTGCGGCCGGGACCGGAGGATACTCCCgggggggcag CCTCCCCCCCGGGTGCTTCTGGCCGTGTTCGTGGAACAGCCGACCCCGTTCCTGCCCCGCTTCCTGCAGCGGCTCCTGCTCCTGGACTACCCCCCTGACAGGGTCACCCTGTTCCTGCATAACAAC gAGGTGTACcatgagccccacattgcagACTCGTGGCCCCAGCTCCAGGGCCACTTCTCAGCTGTGAAGCTCGTGGGGCCGGAGGAGGCCCTGACCCCGGGCGAGGCCAGGGACATGGCCAT GGACAGCTGTCGGCAGGACCCCGAGTGCGAATTCTACTTCAGCCTGGATGCTGACGCCGTCATCACCAACCAGCAGACCCTGCGCATCCTCATTGAAGAGAACAG GAAGGTGATAGCGCCCATGCTGTCCCGCCACGGGAAGCTGTGGTCCAACTTCTGGGGAGCCCTGAGCCCCGACGAGTACTACGCTCGGTCCGAGGACTACGTGGAACTCGTGCAGCGGAAGCGAGT GGGCGTGTGGAATGTGCCCTATATATCCCAGGCGTACGTGATCCGCGGCGAGACCCTGAGGACAGAGCTGCCCCAGAGGGAGGTGTTCTCGGGCAGCGACACCGACCCAGACATGGCCTTCTGTAAGAGCCTGCGCGACAAG GGCATCTTCCTCCACCTCAGCAATCAGCAGGAATTTGGTCGCCTCCTGGCCACCTCTCGGTATGACACAGACCATCTGCACCCTGACCTCTGGCAAATCTTCGACAACCCCCTG GACTGGCGGGAGCAGTACATTCACGAGAACTACAGCCGGGCCCTGGAAGGGCAGGGACTCGTGGAGCAG CCGTGTCCAGACGTGTACTGGTTCCCGCTGCTGTCAGACCAGATGTGCGACGAGCTGGTGGAGGAAATGGAGCATTACGGCCAGTGGTCAGGAGGCCGGCATGAG GACTCAAGGCTGGCCGGAGGCTACGAGAACGTGCCCACCGTAGACATCCACATGAAGCAGGTGGGCTATGAGGACCAGTGGCTGCAGCTGCTGAGGACGTACGTGGGGCCCATGACAGAGAGCCTGTTCCCAGGCTACCACACCAAG ACCCGGGCGGTGATGAACTTTGTGGTCCGCTACCGGCCAGATGAGCAGCCGTCTCTGCGGCCCCATCACGACTCCTCCACCTTCACTCTCAACGTCGCCCTCAACCACAAGGGCCTGGATTATGAA GGAGGTGGCTGCCGCTTCTTGCGCTATGACTGCATAGTCTCGTCCCCACGGAAGGGCTGGGGGCTCCTGCATCCTGGCCGCCTCACCCACTACCACGAGGGGCTGCCCACCACTCGGGGCACTCGCTACATCATGGTGTCCTTTGTCGACCCCTGA
- the PLOD3 gene encoding multifunctional procollagen lysine hydroxylase and glycosyltransferase LH3 isoform X1, with product MASWGPGLRLLLGILLLLLPPPATPASDRPRGRDPVNPEKLLVITVATAKTEGYRRFLRSAEFFNYTVRTLGLGQEWRGGDVARTVGGGQKVRWLKKEMEKYADREDMVIMFVDSYDVILAGSPSELLKKFVQSGSRLLFSAEGFCWPEWGLAEQYPEVGTGKRFLNSGGFIGFAPTIHRVVRQWKYEDDDDDQLFYTRLYLDPGLRVGMAGRAAPRSSAGLQAPCGLWGFREEVERVGNDGPPAPRLTAPSHPMQEKLSLNLDHKSRIFQNLNGALDEIVLKFDRNRVRIRNVAYDTLPVVVHGNGPTKLQLNYLGNYVPNGWTPQGGCGFCGRDRRILPGGQPPPRVLLAVFVEQPTPFLPRFLQRLLLLDYPPDRVTLFLHNNVRRPPAQPPKRPCPHRIGPDSFLHPFRSPPSPSCSSGAIFSALSLPSSHLSPHLQEVYHEPHIADSWPQLQGHFSAVKLVGPEEALTPGEARDMAMDSCRQDPECEFYFSLDADAVITNQQTLRILIEENRKVIAPMLSRHGKLWSNFWGALSPDEYYARSEDYVELVQRKRVGVWNVPYISQAYVIRGETLRTELPQREVFSGSDTDPDMAFCKSLRDKGIFLHLSNQQEFGRLLATSRYDTDHLHPDLWQIFDNPLDWREQYIHENYSRALEGQGLVEQPCPDVYWFPLLSDQMCDELVEEMEHYGQWSGGRHEDSRLAGGYENVPTVDIHMKQVGYEDQWLQLLRTYVGPMTESLFPGYHTKTRAVMNFVVRYRPDEQPSLRPHHDSSTFTLNVALNHKGLDYEGGGCRFLRYDCIVSSPRKGWGLLHPGRLTHYHEGLPTTRGTRYIMVSFVDP from the exons ATGGCCTCCTGGGGCCCGGGACTCCGGCTCCTGCTGGGaatcctgctgctgctgctcccgcCTCCTGCGACCCCTGCTTCCGACCGTCCCCGGGGCAGAGACCCGGTCAACCCAG AGAAGCTGCTGGTGATCACGGTGGCCACAGCCAAGACGGAAGGATACCGGCGTTTCCTGCGGTCAGCGGAGTTCTTCAACTACACAGTGCGG accCTGGGCCTGGGACAGGAGTGGCGAGGGGGTGATGTGGCCCGAACGGTTGGTGGAGGACAGAAGGTCAGGTGGctaaagaaggaaatggagaaatatgcTGACCGGGAGGATATGGTCATCATGTTCGTGGACAG ctACGACGTGATTCTGGCCGGCAGCCCCTCCGAGCTGCTGAAGAAGTTCGTCCAGAGTGGGAGCCGCCTGCTCTTCTCTGCTGAGGGCTTCTGCTGGCCCGAGTGGGGGCTGGCGGAGCAGTACCCTGAGGTGGGCACGGGGAAGCGCTTCCTCAACTCTGGTG GGTTCATCGGCTTTGCCCCCACCATCCACCGAGTCGTCCGCCAGTGGAAGTACGAGGATGATGATGACGACCAGCTGTTCTACACACGGCTCTACCTGGACccagggctgagggtggggatGGCGGGGAGGGCGGCCCCTCGCAGCTCCGCAGGGCTGCAGGCGCCATGCGGGCTATGGGGCTTCAGGGAGGAAGTAGAAAGAGTGGGGAATGATGGCCCGCCCGCTCCTCGGTTAACTGCCCCATCTCATCCCATGCAGGAGAAACTCAGCCTCAATCTGGATCATAAATCCCGGATCTTTCAGAACCTCAATGGGGCTTTGG ATGAGATAGTTTTAAAGTTTGATCGGAATCGCGTGCGTATCCGGAATGTGGCCTATGACACGCTTCCCGTCGTGGTCCATGGGAACGGTCCGACTAAG CTCCAGCTGAATTACCTGGGAAACTACGTCCCTAATGGCTGGACTCCTCAGGGAGGCTGTGGGTTCTGCGGCCGGGACCGGAGGATACTCCCgggggggcag CCTCCCCCCCGGGTGCTTCTGGCCGTGTTCGTGGAACAGCCGACCCCGTTCCTGCCCCGCTTCCTGCAGCGGCTCCTGCTCCTGGACTACCCCCCTGACAGGGTCACCCTGTTCCTGCATAACAACGTGAGACGCCCCCCTGCGCAGCCTCCCAAACGGCCCTGCCCCCACCGGATCGGCCCAGACTCCTTCCTACACCCCTTCCGCTCACCACCTTCTCCCTCCTGTTCCTCAGGCGCCATcttttctgccctctctctcccctcctcccatctctccccccatctccaggAGGTGTACcatgagccccacattgcagACTCGTGGCCCCAGCTCCAGGGCCACTTCTCAGCTGTGAAGCTCGTGGGGCCGGAGGAGGCCCTGACCCCGGGCGAGGCCAGGGACATGGCCAT GGACAGCTGTCGGCAGGACCCCGAGTGCGAATTCTACTTCAGCCTGGATGCTGACGCCGTCATCACCAACCAGCAGACCCTGCGCATCCTCATTGAAGAGAACAG GAAGGTGATAGCGCCCATGCTGTCCCGCCACGGGAAGCTGTGGTCCAACTTCTGGGGAGCCCTGAGCCCCGACGAGTACTACGCTCGGTCCGAGGACTACGTGGAACTCGTGCAGCGGAAGCGAGT GGGCGTGTGGAATGTGCCCTATATATCCCAGGCGTACGTGATCCGCGGCGAGACCCTGAGGACAGAGCTGCCCCAGAGGGAGGTGTTCTCGGGCAGCGACACCGACCCAGACATGGCCTTCTGTAAGAGCCTGCGCGACAAG GGCATCTTCCTCCACCTCAGCAATCAGCAGGAATTTGGTCGCCTCCTGGCCACCTCTCGGTATGACACAGACCATCTGCACCCTGACCTCTGGCAAATCTTCGACAACCCCCTG GACTGGCGGGAGCAGTACATTCACGAGAACTACAGCCGGGCCCTGGAAGGGCAGGGACTCGTGGAGCAG CCGTGTCCAGACGTGTACTGGTTCCCGCTGCTGTCAGACCAGATGTGCGACGAGCTGGTGGAGGAAATGGAGCATTACGGCCAGTGGTCAGGAGGCCGGCATGAG GACTCAAGGCTGGCCGGAGGCTACGAGAACGTGCCCACCGTAGACATCCACATGAAGCAGGTGGGCTATGAGGACCAGTGGCTGCAGCTGCTGAGGACGTACGTGGGGCCCATGACAGAGAGCCTGTTCCCAGGCTACCACACCAAG ACCCGGGCGGTGATGAACTTTGTGGTCCGCTACCGGCCAGATGAGCAGCCGTCTCTGCGGCCCCATCACGACTCCTCCACCTTCACTCTCAACGTCGCCCTCAACCACAAGGGCCTGGATTATGAA GGAGGTGGCTGCCGCTTCTTGCGCTATGACTGCATAGTCTCGTCCCCACGGAAGGGCTGGGGGCTCCTGCATCCTGGCCGCCTCACCCACTACCACGAGGGGCTGCCCACCACTCGGGGCACTCGCTACATCATGGTGTCCTTTGTCGACCCCTGA
- the ZNHIT1 gene encoding zinc finger HIT domain-containing protein 1 isoform X1 yields MVASSEGRRKGNNISQKTTVRSQDPGQRRVLDRAARQRRINRQLEALENDNFQDDPHAGLPQLGKRLPQFDDDADTGKKKKKTRGDHFKLRFRKNFQALLEEQNLSVAEGPNYLTACAGPPSRPQRPFCAVCGFPSPYTCVSCGARYCTVRCLGTHQETRCLKWTV; encoded by the exons ATGGTGGCATCTTCAGAAGGACGACGAAAGGGAAATAACATTTCTCAAAAGACCACTG TTCGCTCCCAGGACCCTGGACAGCGGCGGGTGCTCGACCGGGCTGCCAGACAGCGCCGCATCAACAGGCAGCTCGAGGCCTTGGAGAATGACAACTTCCAGGACGACCCCCATGCAGGACTCCCCCAGCTCGGCAAAAGGCTGCCTCAGTTTGATGATGATGCAGACACCG gaaagaaaaagaagaaaactcgaGGCGATCATTTTAAACTTCGCTTCCGAAAGAACTTTCAGGCCTTGCTAGAGGAGCAG AACCTGAGCGTGGCCGAGGGCCCCAACTATCTGACAGCCTGTGCGGGTCCCCCCTCCCGGCCTCAGCGGCCCTTCTGTGCCGTCTGCGGCTTCCCCTCCCCGTACACCTGCGTCAGCTGTGGCGCCCGGTACTGCACGGTGCGCTGTCTGGGCACCCACCAGGAGACCAG GTGCCTGAAGTGGACTGTGTGA
- the ZNHIT1 gene encoding zinc finger HIT domain-containing protein 1 isoform X2, with product MVEKKTSVRSQDPGQRRVLDRAARQRRINRQLEALENDNFQDDPHAGLPQLGKRLPQFDDDADTGKKKKKTRGDHFKLRFRKNFQALLEEQNLSVAEGPNYLTACAGPPSRPQRPFCAVCGFPSPYTCVSCGARYCTVRCLGTHQETRCLKWTV from the exons ATGGTGGAGAAGAAAACTTCGG TTCGCTCCCAGGACCCTGGACAGCGGCGGGTGCTCGACCGGGCTGCCAGACAGCGCCGCATCAACAGGCAGCTCGAGGCCTTGGAGAATGACAACTTCCAGGACGACCCCCATGCAGGACTCCCCCAGCTCGGCAAAAGGCTGCCTCAGTTTGATGATGATGCAGACACCG gaaagaaaaagaagaaaactcgaGGCGATCATTTTAAACTTCGCTTCCGAAAGAACTTTCAGGCCTTGCTAGAGGAGCAG AACCTGAGCGTGGCCGAGGGCCCCAACTATCTGACAGCCTGTGCGGGTCCCCCCTCCCGGCCTCAGCGGCCCTTCTGTGCCGTCTGCGGCTTCCCCTCCCCGTACACCTGCGTCAGCTGTGGCGCCCGGTACTGCACGGTGCGCTGTCTGGGCACCCACCAGGAGACCAG GTGCCTGAAGTGGACTGTGTGA